A section of the Scleropages formosus chromosome 16, fSclFor1.1, whole genome shotgun sequence genome encodes:
- the n4bp2 gene encoding NEDD4-binding protein 2 isoform X2, translating into MPRKKRSSQSPARQSGLPSDGKAQQSEHGNVNNTTNTTTSSSGIMGGPPEAGALDRDAVVSRMQEMFSHLDPDVVYIVLAECDFKVENAMDSLLVLSEGVAPPQVSGFEMAASLLYPKPLEDTSTALPSNMSRPMHGKPEGGEDSDVIGTHLTADFDVLIDRELQTISTQQTARGSPFSSSCSLSSLPPPELLQSSTEQGHGPGQVSVDSSGSGSPVSGLSFVGGRVYKEEPGQLDFSHLTAEAVSNKPSSLDLRSYGRPSAFQAYRKSPKPNTSDGSQFMESSFEGAALPGGDRGTSLPKNSQEPPQTASSNFWNMQASEFMPHVNRPVFITPVVQNHIPWNMLPTVDWTVRGFGMQAPIKPAATIPKSWAVSAGAKPLQPSRPTRLFGQVLVLMRGAPGSGKSALARSILQQNRGGVVLSTDDYFVRDGRYCYDQSVLSEAHEWNQKRAKEAFEKGVSPIIIDNTNMQSWEMKPYVALALQYKYKVMFREPDTWWRFKPRELERRTKHGVQKEKIRRMLDHFDRHVSIDSIMCSFKKPLEPSVDAVQPSQETSLSQPSASDVRPDLVEEPHLNLESAKAHFQLFDSLPDVSSVGGCYTKEESMGDSSSSSNQTDSSSTSSQYLHLQAEGHEIGRVLELDVASTELQEGHTENWMVGNCSAAPNERGIPDDKETLQFDVKDQADEEPVAFFESISQRVRRDRGCTKQVDADENALVDDDDDLPLGHVVVEDGDVKDSDFQTTGGDSVKPELLDFVGDWPTEALEQREQRTRGEKNSQALKKGSEEQVVSDDGQIQNNCNPLVTEFQKLLDLLQVDTETSQKQMTTFVDSLPGFFDLRFNSEDLIVEAADVVREVSSVSGKEGESQRTGKDSRPELLDCVEDWTEVDATLAEDLSQKTSEERVMKTSGIIKKVDVLSLTKNNSISMPDRSEELQHGDLEVCQSSCVTTDPKSGSLAAGSALMDGTPVVAGTAGSHERRLRHSRRSGKQCKLALTFTNNSPTSPKLQLESPQLFPHLGPVSPDPVIRSSVTGMDSATQTNPQDFALLWRIDRQHQISTVDLEVKEMEGNSSRFIPKSVELVEGSGHQEVPYRVMHDKGTLVEEQELSGGNNKLENLQILSRHFKLVAFDMLEDLYDKCHQDMEWTTNLLLDSGEWFFKDDEEDDAVDKDHFTQCSWVDSHVSVKIPSSCLEVETVVSATENSTAFASFEAQCPRTESYGGLELCSGSEVTLSTSGELSNVESSAVSSRPVDPVGAAEPVIAVELGNSIPVPEEPVADCPSAEIRKSPELMGFQEKATEEQERRSENQIEKHEGCSTEEPETLAPMEEEEVAGPCLLETEYEEIGNLLFEGEVSESLLEQIMELEKKQAGDKQRERDRASQAKQQCQPVNIQTLELKLPTELALQLTELFGPVGIDPGSLSPEDCAVQIDLSLARLLHQKWKDTIHKRKRQEVLSYCLLQESSVHWGDSQSAKPGNHGKISQLLLCPDGLVSLGHSDDLPYMDHWNAFQPYVSLRDIMLEEEALQQNMEKLNRMEAQQKDSATLLKEHQLYSLFPTIDRHFLKDIFRDQNYSLERTEQFLRTLLNEEPVKTVVAPEASQHRDTESKDLPQTSKTKEPEVVQFQDTDDPEYEDFRAEAVLQRKKQQECIGKAADAYTRGMKDVASFYAQQGHLHGLKMKEANHRAAMQIFKRVNASLLPQNILDLHGLHVDEALYHLAQVLEDKTKGSSACTSSPLRIAEAWQHRHTRGPHQYCPVME; encoded by the exons ATGCCGAGGAAAAAGAGAAGCTCGCAGAGCCCCGCGCGGCAGTCCGGCCTGCCGAGCGACGGGAAGGCGCAGCAAAGCGAACATGGAAACGTCAACAACACCACAAACACAACTACTAGCAGCAGCGGTATCATGGGTGGCCCGCCGGAGGCTGGAGCCCTGGACAGGGACGCGGTGGTGAGCCGCATGCAGGAGATGTTTTCGCACTTGGACCCCGATGTTGTTTACATCGTGTTGGCCGAGTGTGATTTCAAAG tGGAGAATGCCATGGACTCTTTGCTGGTGCTTTCTGAAGGGGTTGCACCTCCTCAGGTCTCAGGGTTTGAAATGGCTGCCTCTCTGCTCTATCCCAAACCACTAGAAGATACGTCTACGGCTTTGCCGAGCAACATGTCGCGGCCTATGCATGGCAAGCCTGAGGGTGGGGAGGACTCGGACGTGATCGGAACGCACCTCACGGCGGATTTTGACGTGCTTATTGACAGGGAACTGCAGACCATTTCAACGCAGCAGACTGCTCGTGGCAGCCCTTTCTCTTCTTCCTGCTCGctctcttccctccctccaCCAGAGCTGCTTCAGTCGAGCACAGAGCAGGGCCATGGGCCTGGACAGGTCTCTGTGGACAGCTCAGGCTCAGGGTCCCCTGTAAGTGGGCTCAGCTTTGTAGGGGGAAGAGTCTATAAAGAAGAACCTGGCCAGCTGGACTTCAGTCATCTGACTGCAGAGGCTGTGAGTAACAAGCCATCTTCACTGGACCTCCGGAGCTATGGGCGTCCCTCAGCTTTCCAAGCTTACAGAAAGAGCCCCAAACCCAACACCTCAGATGGCAGTCAATTCATGGAGTCTAGCTTTGAGGGGGCAGCCCTGCCTGGTGGTGATAGAGGCACATCCCTGCCAAAAAATTCACAAGAGCCTCCTCAGACAGCCTCGTCCAATTTCTGGAACATGCAGGCTTCCGAGTTCATGCCTCATGTGAACAGGCCGGTCTTCATCACCCCCGTGGTGCAGAATCACATACCTTGGAACATGCTGCCTACAGTGGACTGGACAGTACGTGGTTTCGGGATGCAGGCACCGATAAAACCAGCAGCTACCATACCAAAATCCTGGGCAGTATCAGCAGGTGCCAAACCTCTGCAGCCATCAAGGCCTACTCGTCTATTTGGCCAGGTTCTGGTGCTGATGAGGGGGGCCCCTGGGTCTGGAAAATCTGCTTTGGCCAG GAGTATTCTACAACAGAACCGGGGTGGTGTGGTGTTAAGTACGGATGACTATTTTGTGCGCGATGGACGTTATTGCTATGATCAGTCAGTACTCAGTGAAGCCCATGAATGGAATCAAAAAAGAG CCAAGGAGGCTTTCGAAAAGGGTGTCTCTCCCATCATCATCGACAACACCAACATGCAAAGTTGGGAAATGAAACCATATGTTGCTCTG GCTCTCCAGTATAAGTACAAGGTCATGTTTCGTGAACCTGACACCTGGTGGAGATTCAAGCCTAGGGAGCTGGAAAG GCGCACCAAACATGGAGTGCAGAAGGAGAAGATCAGGCGCATGCTGGATCATTTTGACCGTCACGTCTCGATAGACTCCATCATGTGTTCCTTCAAGAAGCCACTAGAGCCAAGTGTTGATGCAGTGCAGCCCTCTCAGGAGACTAGCCTTTCACA GCCTTCAGCATCTGACGTGAGGCCAGATCTGGTAGAGGAGCCTCATTTAAACCTGGAGTCGGCAAAGGCCCATTTCCAGCTCTTTGACTCTCTTCCAGATGTGTCATCAGTGGGAGGGTGTTATACCAAAGAGGAAAGCATgggtgacagcagcagcagcagtaatcaAACTGATAGCAGCTCCACTTCCAGTCAGTACCTGCACCTGCAGGCAGAGGGACATGAAATAGGCAGAGTGCTTGAGCTTGATGTGGCCAGTACTGAGCTGCAGGAAGGACATACAGAAAACTGGATGGTGGGGAACTGCTCAGCAGCTCCAAATGAAAGAGGGATCCCAGATGACAAGGAGACCCTGCAGTTTGATGTGAAGGACCAAGCAGATGAAGAACCTGTTGCATTTTTTGAGTCAATTAGCCAGAGAGTGAGGCGTGACAGAGGTTGCACCAAGCAGGTTGATGCAGATGAAAATGCCCtggtggatgatgatgatgatctccCCCTTGGGCATGTTGTCGTAGAGGATGGCGATGTTAAAGACAGTGACTTTCAGACAACTGGAGGTGACTCTGTGAAGCCAGAGCTGCTGGATTTTGTGGGTGACTGGCCCACAGAGGCTCTGGAGCAGCGGGAGCAGAGGACAAGAGGTGAGAAAAACAGTCAGGCTCTGAAGAAAGGTTCAGAAGAACAGGTTGTGAGTGATGATGgccaaatacaaaataattgcAATCCACTTGTAACTGAGTTTCAGAAACTTTTAGATCTATTGCAAGTGGATACTGAAACATCCCAAAAACAAATGACCACCTTTGTGGACTCCCTGCCTGGATTTTTTGATTTGCGCTTTAACTCAGAAGACTTGATTGTAGAAGCCGCAGATGTTGTGAGGGAGGTCAGTTCTGTCTCCGGCAAGGAAGGAGAAAGTCAAAGAACAGGAAAGGACTCCAGGCCTGAGCTGCTGGACTGTGTGGAAGACTGGACAGAGGTAGATGCCACACTTGCGGAGGACTTGTCCCAGAAAACATCTGAAGAACGGGTGATGAAGACATCCGGCATCATCAAGAAGGTTGATGTGTTGTCATTGACCAAGAATAACAGCATCAGTATGCCTGATAGAAGTGAGGAACTCCAACATGGAGACTTGGAAGTGTGTCAGAGTTCCTGTGTGACCACTGACCCAAAATCTGGATCTCTTGCAGCTGGAAGTGCTCTGATGGATGGCACGCCAGTGGTGGCTGGAACCGCGGGTAGTCATGAGCGCAGGCTGAGACACAGCCGGAGATCAGGAAAACAGTGCAAACTGGCACTCACCTTCACCAACAACAGCCCCACGTCACCTAAATTACAGCTAGAGTCCCCTCAGTTATTCCCCCACTTAGGTCCTGTGTCTCCAGACCCAGTTATACGCAGCTCTGTGACTGGTATGGATTCTGCCACACAGACTAACCCTCAAGACTTCGCTCTCCTCTGGAGGATTGATCGGCAGCATCAAATAAGCACTGTTGATCTTGAAGTGAAAGAAATGGAAGGGAACTCCTCTCGCTTCATTCCTAAATCAGTTGAACTTGTTGAAGGCTCAGGTCACCAGGAGGTGCCGTATAGAGTGATGCATGACAAAGGCACTCTAGTTGAGGAGCAGGAACTAAGTGGTGGCAACAATAAGCTTGAAAACTTGCAGATCCTCAGCCGCCACTTCAAGCTAGTCGCCTTTGACATGCTGGAGGACTTGTATGACAAGTGCCACCAAGATATGGAGTGGACTACCAATCTTCTGCTTGACTCAGGAGAGTGGTTCTTCAAagatgatgaggaggatgatgcAGTGGACAAGGATCACTTCACTCAGTGCAGTTGGGTTGACTCCCACGTGTCTGTAAAGATACCTAGTTCTTGTTTGGAAGTAGAAACAGTTGTCTCCGCTACTGAAAATTCAACTGCTTTTGCCTCCTTTGAAGCCCAGTGTCCCAGAACAGAGAGTTATGGGGGGTTGGAGTTGTGCTCTGGTTCTGAGGTGACCCTTTCTACAAGTGGAGAGCTGTCAAATGTGGAGAGCAGTGCAGTGAGCTCGAGACCTGTTGACCCTGTTGGAGCAGCTGAACCTGTCATAGCTGTTGAACTTGGGAACAGTATCCCTGTTCCTGAAGAACCAGTGGCAGATTGCCCCTCAGCTGAGATTAGAAAATCTCCTGAGCTGATGGGCTTTCAAGAAAAAGCCACTGAAGAACAAGAAAGGAGATCAGAGAACCAGATTGAGAAGCATGAAGGTTGTAGTACTGAAGAACCTGAAACACTTGCACCAATGGAAGAAGAGGAAGTAGCAGGACCTTGCCTTCTAGAAACTGAGTATGAGGAGATTGGTAACCTCTTGTTTGAAGGTGAAGTCAGTGAGTCTTTGCTGGAACAGATAATGGAGCTGGAGAAAAAGCAAGCAGGAGACAAGCAGAGGGAGAGGGACAGAGCCAGCCAGGCCAAGCAGCAGTGCCAACCTGTGAATATCCAGACCCTAGAGCTGAAGTTGCCCACAGAGCTTGCTTTGCAACTCACTGAGCTCTTTGGCCCTGTGGGCATTGATCCTG GTAGTTTGTCTCCTGAAGACTGTGCAGTGCAAATCGACCTGAGCCTTGCACGTCTTCTGCACCAGAAATGGAAGGACACTATTCAT AAACGGAAGAGACAGGAAGTGCTCTCGTACTGTCTGCTACAGGAGA GCTCAGTCCACTGGGGAGACTCTCAGTCGGCCAAGCCGGGGAACCATGGGAAGATTTCACAGCTCTTGCTTTGTCCAGATGGGTTGGTGTCCCTTGGCCACTCGGATGACTTGCCCTACATGGATCACTGGAATGCTTTTCAGCCTTATGTGTCTCTGAGGGACATTATGTTGGAGGAGGAGGCTCTCCAGCAGAACATGGAGAAG CTAAATCGCATGGAAGCTCAGCAGAAGGACAGCGCCACACTGCTGAAGGAGCACCAGCTGTACAGCTTGTTTCCAACCATTGACCGCCACTTTCTGAAGGACATTTTCAGGGACCAAAA CTACTCCTTGGAGCGGACAGAGCAGTTCCTAAGAACACTCTTGAATGAGGAGCCAGTGAAAACAGTGGTGGCACCAGAGGCCTCCCAGCACAGGGACACGGAGAGCAAAGACCTT CCTCAGACAAGCAAGACCAAGGAGCCAGAAGTGGTCCAGTTCCAGGACACAGACGACCCAGAGTATGAAGATTTCCGTGCAGAGGCGGTGCTGCAGAGAAAGAAGCAGCAGGAATGCATTGGCAAGGCAGCCGATGCATACACCCGGGGCATGAAGGATGTAGCCAGTTTCTATGCCCAGCAG GGTCACCTCCATGGGCTGAAGATGAAGGAAGCGAATCACCGAGCTGCCATGCAGATCTTCAAGAGGGTTAATGCCTCACTCTTGCCCCAGAACATTCTGGACCTGCACGGTCTGCATGTGGATGAGGCACTTTACCACTTAGCACAGGTGCTGGAGGACAAAACTAAAG GGTCTTCAGCTTGCACGTCTTCCCCCTTGAGAATAGCTGAAGCTTGGCAACATCGTCACACTCGAGGACCGCACCAatattgccctgtgatggaataA